CTCCCGGTATCTTTCCTCGACGTTGGACGCAACCAAGTTGGCCAAAATACGAGAGAAAAACATCGCAAACGCGTTCACGATACCTTGGATCAAAGTCATTGTGACCATGTCACCGTTCGCGATATGCGCCACTTCGTGGGCCAAAACCCCTTCGACTTCTTTGTCATTCATTCTTTGCAAAAGCCCCGTAGACACGGCAACAAGCGAATTGCCTTTGGAAGGGCCTGTCGCAAAGGCGTTGATGTCGATGGATTCATAAACACCGACCTCTGGCATTTTTGGAAGTTGAGCGCGGCGAGCAAGTTCGTGAACTTTATTAACCAGCGCGCGAAGTTCTGGATTTGGATTGTTGGATTCAATGACTTTTACGCCATGGAACATTTTCGCCATCCACTTTGACATGAGCAAAGAGATGAATGCTCCACCCATACCCCAAACCAAACAGAACGCCATCAAGAATGGGATGTAAGAGTTAAGACCTGCGAGACCAAGGAATCGGCTCACAAGAGACCAAACGATACCAATAGTCACCATGACCAGAATGTTTGTGAGAACAAATAAACCGATACGTTTTAAAAATGCCATTTAAGTACACTCCTTCTAGAGTCACCATTAATAATGATAACTCTAAAAGGAATGTCAATGCCATCACATCACGTCGTGACGGGTTGTTTTTGATTCTTTTGGCCGGTGCCATTAGGGGTGGTGCTAAAATGGAACTTGAGGACGTCTTTTTCCAGTTCCACATTGACACGACCACCGTCAACCAAACGTCCAAAAAGAAGTTCGTCGACCAGAGCTTTTTTCAGATGTTCATCCACGCAGCGAGCTAAAGGACGAGCTCCGTAAACTTTGTCGTAGCCTTTTTTCATTAGCCACTTAATCACATCGCTCGAAACATTCAGTTCCACTTTTTTCTCGAGAAGAGTCATTTTCAACTCATCCACGAATTTCTGAGTGATTTTGAGAACCATATCTTCACTCAAATCGCGGAACGAGACCACCGCATCCAAACGGTTGATGAACTCTGGAGAAAACGCTTTTTTAATCGCGTCCATAGAAAGCGAACTGCGGTTTTCTTCGACCATGCTGATCGTGCCGCGCGATGTTTCCAAAGCGCCGGCATTGGATGTCATAACAAGGATCACGTTTTTGAAATCAGCAACCCGGCCGTTAGAGTCGGTGAGGCGACCCGCATCCATGACTTGCAACAAAACGTTGGTTACATCCGGATGCGCTTTCTCGATCTCGTCGAGCAGCAGAACGCCATAGGGATTTTTTGTCACGGCCTCTGTCAAAAGACCGCCTTCTTCGTAACCAACGTAGCCCGGAGGCGCGCCAACAAGGCGAGCGACCGCATGTTTCTCCATGTACTCAGACATGTCGAAGCGCTCAAAATGGACTCCCATAATTTGCGCGAGCTGACGGCAGACTTCGGTTTTACCGACACCGGTCGGGCCGGTGAAAAGGAAACTTCCGATCGGTTTGTTCGGTCGTCCCAAACCGCTACGCGCAAATTTAATATTTGCAACAAGGCGATCAATCGCATCGTCTTGACCGAAGATGAGAGCTTTGAGTTTCTTATCAAGATCTTTAAGTTGCGTTTTTTCACTCGAAGAAATGCTCGCGATAGGCAAGGCTGTCATTTTCGCAATGACTTCTTCAATCTCGGCAGAGTCGATTTTAATCTCTTCCGCATTTTCAAATTTCAAACGGAAGTGAGCTCCGGCCTCGTCCAAAACGTCGATCGCTTTGTCGGGAAGAAGTTTTCCATGAATATGTTTTTGCGAAAGTTCTACGGCCGAACGCAGAGCCTCGTCCGTGTATT
This region of Bdellovibrio sp. 22V genomic DNA includes:
- the clpA gene encoding ATP-dependent Clp protease ATP-binding subunit ClpA; translation: MMSRELERKLAEATELAKRHRHEFVTLEHILLVLTESPVMVEILEACAVNVQKLRQDLKDHLKVGIPQITDDQLSSYGGFDSWTPEFTLACHRLIQRAAIQMKSAGRNQISEGSLLVSLFYEQDSHATFALAKQGLTQFDIINYISHGITKDGKEHDIPPAGSSTPRAADYQGEAYEEGRGSPLESFCVNLNDRAKQGKLDPLIGREDIIDRTIQVLCRRTKNNPLLIGEPGVGKTAIAEGLAQKIVQGKVPEKLKNAVIYSLDLGGLLAGTKFRGDFEGRLKAVVKEIGKRPNSILFIDEIHTIVGAGATSGGSMDASNLLKPALASGDVSCIGSTTHSEYRQYFEKDRALNRRFQKIDVNEPSKEDCIKILKGLRGSYEDFHHVKYTDEALRSAVELSQKHIHGKLLPDKAIDVLDEAGAHFRLKFENAEEIKIDSAEIEEVIAKMTALPIASISSSEKTQLKDLDKKLKALIFGQDDAIDRLVANIKFARSGLGRPNKPIGSFLFTGPTGVGKTEVCRQLAQIMGVHFERFDMSEYMEKHAVARLVGAPPGYVGYEEGGLLTEAVTKNPYGVLLLDEIEKAHPDVTNVLLQVMDAGRLTDSNGRVADFKNVILVMTSNAGALETSRGTISMVEENRSSLSMDAIKKAFSPEFINRLDAVVSFRDLSEDMVLKITQKFVDELKMTLLEKKVELNVSSDVIKWLMKKGYDKVYGARPLARCVDEHLKKALVDELLFGRLVDGGRVNVELEKDVLKFHFSTTPNGTGQKNQKQPVTT
- the htpX gene encoding protease HtpX, whose protein sequence is MAFLKRIGLFVLTNILVMVTIGIVWSLVSRFLGLAGLNSYIPFLMAFCLVWGMGGAFISLLMSKWMAKMFHGVKVIESNNPNPELRALVNKVHELARRAQLPKMPEVGVYESIDINAFATGPSKGNSLVAVSTGLLQRMNDKEVEGVLAHEVAHIANGDMVTMTLIQGIVNAFAMFFSRILANLVASNVEERYREIVRFAVTILGDIAFTLLGSIVVNYFSRRREFRADAGGAKYSSRDNMVAALQKLRSVYDLPIPPEEGQTATLMISNRDKGGLAKLFMTHPPLEVRIEALQRARI